One Neoarius graeffei isolate fNeoGra1 chromosome 19, fNeoGra1.pri, whole genome shotgun sequence genomic region harbors:
- the LOC132867710 gene encoding G2/M phase-specific E3 ubiquitin-protein ligase-like isoform X2, translating to MAGRMIGHSVIHGGPTLSGLSPAVVDALIYSTKEMAASKLCMEDCSDVEHRETISLVMKERWTEEESSQIRELCLNWYCPVLTNETNRLLLFQQLLSHAVLGRAHAQIKQIRKGLKDTGVWPLLATRQDVVPLFFPREAEVQLTPEVILQCIRWPHAKEANSDDSDDDVPTGTVSAITGYFRTFIENATSGILSKLVKFWTGWEVPPSTLNIEIVKSRGRNHLLTASTCYERLRIPDHYCSYSGLKSDLMVCVESVDSGFGLV from the exons ATGGCTGGAAGGATGATTGGTCATTCTGTGATACATGGCGGTCCTACACTGTCAGGACTTAGTCCAGCAGTGGTGGATGCCTTGATATATTCCACAAAGGAAATGGCTGCATCAAAACTCTGTATGGAAGACTGTTCTGATGTAGAACACCGGGAAACCATCAGTCTG GTTATGAAAGAACGATGGACTGAGGAGGAGTCATCACAAATAAGGGAACTTTGCCTGAATTGGTACTGCCCAGTTCTAACCAATGAGACCAACAGATTGCTGCTCTTTCAGCAGCTTCTTTCTCATGCG GTACTTGGCAGAGCACATGCCCAGATTAAACAAATAAGAAAGGGATTGAAGGACACAGGTGTTTGGCCACTTCTAGCCACTCGCCAAGATGTTGTTCCCCTTTTCTTTCCACGGGAGGCTGAGGTCCAGCTAACTCCAGAA GTCATTCTTCAATGCATCAGATGGCCCCATGCCAAAGAAGCCAACAGTGATGACTCTGATGATGACGTTCCAACTGGCACCGTCAGTGCCATCACAGGTTACTTTCGCACCTTCATTGAAAACG CAACCTCTGGAATTCTGTCCAAGCTTGTGAAGTTCTGGACTGGCTGGGAGGTACCACCGAGCACGCTCAACATAGAGATAGTGAAGTCCAGGGGGCGAAACCACCTACTAACTGCCAGCACATGCTACGAGCGTCTACGGATTCCAGATCATTACTGTAGCTATTCTGGCCTTAAATCTGATCTGATGGTTTGTGTTGAGTCTGTCGACAGTGGCTTTGGCTTGGTATAG
- the LOC132868100 gene encoding uncharacterized protein LOC132868100, producing the protein MHILKRETVEMMARTLLDALSKAASVTTRPNAAATTHTPATPVSTPSVTIVNQALKRQFPNMFQTKHEPKRRKGRFSTSVRSSPAKTINLTIFALPGPTTHTPKSSKELELVHAGLGRRLVTLTEDCKHADIVTQIENEFKKFRPLEGRWMFFKAAGGCGQRKLSAVPMDTEGYSGQQLCAVTNNGKNHLFLVPLQEELDMEPLPYDSAEFERMPQVLCLTCNATMPLQMLALHAANCQPTVNVQDDEVVIEDDTEEQGVCPVCQKEFPIEDFDVTSQVT; encoded by the exons ATGCACATTTTAAAGAGA GAAACAGTAGAGATGATGGCACGAACATTGCTAGATGCTTTGTCAAAGGCTGCCAGTGTTACTACCAGACCAAATGCCGCTGCCACTACTCACACACCTGCCACGCCAGTCTCCACCCCTTCCGTCACTATAGTGAATCAGGCTTTAAAAAG GCAGTTTCCAAATATGTTCCAGACAAAACATGAGCCAAAGAGGAGGAAAGGCAGGTTCTCTACTTCTGTAAGGTCTAGTCCAGCTAAGACCATTAACCTGACGATTTTTGCCCTGCCTGGACCCACCACTCACACTCCAAAATCCTCCAAAGAATTGGAGTTAGTCCATGCAGGGCTAGGAAGAAGACTGGTGACGTTAACAGAGGACTGCAAACATGCTGAT ATTGTGACGCAGATAGAAAATGAGTTCAAGAAATTCCGCCCTCTTGAAGGAAGATGGATGTTTTTCAAAGCAGCAG GTGGCTGTGGCCAAAGGAAGCTCTCAGCTGTTCCCATGGACACAGAGGGTTACTCAGGACAGCAGCTCTGTGCTGTAACCAACAATGGGAAAAATCACCTTTTCCTGGTTCCCTTGCAAGAGGAGTTGGACATGGAACCGCTGCCCTATGATTCAGCTGAATTTGAGAGGATGCCACAAGTGCTCTGTCTAACTTGCAATGCCACCATGCCTCTTCAAATGTTGGCACTCCATGCTGCAAACTGCCAGCCAACAGTAAAT GTGCAAGATGATGAGGTGGTCATAGAAGATGATACAGAGGAACAAGGG GTGTGTCCAGTTTGCCAAAAAGAATTCCCTATAGAGGATTTCGATGTGACatcacaggtcacgtga
- the LOC132867710 gene encoding G2/M phase-specific E3 ubiquitin-protein ligase-like isoform X1, with amino-acid sequence MLTLNATEDDEDRDIALISFYKTDRAKSQWAAPFHCCIIGDAAVGVGVTRHILSSAISKLKHGFKLNLGNAALTTLLEGQTGHLVPVLSTSLLESDLLVMAGRMIGHSVIHGGPTLSGLSPAVVDALIYSTKEMAASKLCMEDCSDVEHRETISLVMKERWTEEESSQIRELCLNWYCPVLTNETNRLLLFQQLLSHAVLGRAHAQIKQIRKGLKDTGVWPLLATRQDVVPLFFPREAEVQLTPEVILQCIRWPHAKEANSDDSDDDVPTGTVSAITGYFRTFIENATSGILSKLVKFWTGWEVPPSTLNIEIVKSRGRNHLLTASTCYERLRIPDHYCSYSGLKSDLMVCVESVDSGFGLV; translated from the exons ATGCTTACCCTGAATGCAACGGAGGATGATGAAGATCGGGACATCGCCCTCATTTCTTTTTACAAAACTGATCGTGCCAAAAGCCAATGGGCAGCACCATTCCACTGCTGTATTATAG GGGATGCAGCCGTTGGTGTGGGGGTCACAAGACACATTCTGTCATCAGCCATTTCCAAGCTGAAACATGGATTTAAGCTGAACTTAG GAAATGCAGCCTTGACTACATTGCTTGAAGGACAAACTGGCCACCTCGTGCCCGTCTTATCTACATCCCTCCTTGAAAGTGACTTGCTTGTGATGGCTGGAAGGATGATTGGTCATTCTGTGATACATGGCGGTCCTACACTGTCAGGACTTAGTCCAGCAGTGGTGGATGCCTTGATATATTCCACAAAGGAAATGGCTGCATCAAAACTCTGTATGGAAGACTGTTCTGATGTAGAACACCGGGAAACCATCAGTCTG GTTATGAAAGAACGATGGACTGAGGAGGAGTCATCACAAATAAGGGAACTTTGCCTGAATTGGTACTGCCCAGTTCTAACCAATGAGACCAACAGATTGCTGCTCTTTCAGCAGCTTCTTTCTCATGCG GTACTTGGCAGAGCACATGCCCAGATTAAACAAATAAGAAAGGGATTGAAGGACACAGGTGTTTGGCCACTTCTAGCCACTCGCCAAGATGTTGTTCCCCTTTTCTTTCCACGGGAGGCTGAGGTCCAGCTAACTCCAGAA GTCATTCTTCAATGCATCAGATGGCCCCATGCCAAAGAAGCCAACAGTGATGACTCTGATGATGACGTTCCAACTGGCACCGTCAGTGCCATCACAGGTTACTTTCGCACCTTCATTGAAAACG CAACCTCTGGAATTCTGTCCAAGCTTGTGAAGTTCTGGACTGGCTGGGAGGTACCACCGAGCACGCTCAACATAGAGATAGTGAAGTCCAGGGGGCGAAACCACCTACTAACTGCCAGCACATGCTACGAGCGTCTACGGATTCCAGATCATTACTGTAGCTATTCTGGCCTTAAATCTGATCTGATGGTTTGTGTTGAGTCTGTCGACAGTGGCTTTGGCTTGGTATAG